A genomic window from Populus nigra chromosome 7, ddPopNigr1.1, whole genome shotgun sequence includes:
- the LOC133699326 gene encoding DNA ligase 6-like isoform X2: MAFQSDHQTPQSINSQTLYYKSLTSLSLQIPPTPSSFLPLPPSLPPSKLIPKTRFLIDGFRFSSPSITAYFLSHFHSDHYTGLSSHWSQGIIFCSPITTSLVTSILNVPECFVFSLPLNRAVDIDGVEVSLVDANHCPGAVQFLLKVPICKNLENFELYVHTGDFRYSCEMKDDVFLRGFVGCNTVFLDTTYCNPKFVFPLQEESVDYVVSAIEKIGGEGFSGGLEKRVLFLVATYVVGKEKILIEIARRCNRKVYVDARKMEVLKVLGCGESGVFTEDENESDVHVVGWNVLGETWPYFRPNFVKMKEIMVERGYNKVVGFVPTGWTYEVKRNKFAVRSKDSCEIHLVPYSEHSNYNELREYVKFLRPKRVIPTVGLDVEKLDSKHAAKMQKHFAGLVDEMANKKEFLMGFLRGSSENDEKVEMDAVSGLNEGLAQEKELVESVEMKAHENNDTVACLNSSSTLQESPTHNLSMLNDEERDKLVHELSDCLPTWVTRDQMLDLISTHGRNIVEAVSSFYEREMEFHDQVISRRVTVSSSETVPLYDSESPSKPASINTDSRSMGFLSIQNYKSPSKNPKLKGGNSPGKRKRSVGNKPGKKSKINSKLESGVSKQSTITKFFNKVLPDASQVSVVASISEQCPGDENLLQNDDVTESYREEVDQFIQIIDGNESTRSYAATILKKTEGDINKALDMHYGDPKGNLGKSIEALVVSGNMVERQCETGSSSAREKELFGEIENMVDLSVQGSLIKNVDATLLSLPTEKYNPIEHACWNGGQPAPYIHLARALDLVEAEKGKIKATSLLCNMFRSLLALSPEDVLPAAYLCTNKIAADHENVELNIGGTLVTSALEEACGTNRSKIREMYNSMGDLGDVAQECRQTQTLLAPPPPLLIKDVFSALQKISVQTGSGSTGRKKSLIVNLMRSCREKEMKFIVRTLVRNLRIGAMMRTILPALAQAVALNSFSSDECKAENVKEKLQYISTAVVEAYNILPTLDLVVPSLINEGVGFSSSTLSMVAGIPLKPMLAKYDGQRAQIHKMSNGTVRIYSRNGDETTSRFPDLIKIIEESCKPAAVTLIVDAEVVAVDRKNGCKLMSFQELSSRERGSKDSSIAVNKIKVDICVFVFDIMFANGEQLLELPLRQRRQYLKDLFCDERLGCFEYAKEMTVEAQDACLTNDATLTKMKSFLEDALRSSCEGIMVKSLDIDAGYCPSKRTDAWLKVKKDYVEGLNDSLDLVPIGAWHGNGRKAGWYSPFLMACYNPETEEFQSVCRVMSGFSDAFYIEMKEFFSGDRILAKKPPYYRTVEAPDMWFSPEVVWEIRGADFTISPVHQAAVGLVHQSRGISIRFPRFIHSISDRNPEECSTAADIAEMFNSQTRKMDVTAER; the protein is encoded by the exons ATGGCCTTTCAATCCGATCACCAAACCCCACAGTCCATAAACTCACAAACCCTATACTACAAATCCCTCACTTCACTTTCCCTCCAAATCCCTCCAACCCCATCATCCTTCCTCCCTCTCCCTCCTTCTCTCCCTCCTTCAAAACTCATCCCCAAAACCCGTTTCCTCATCGACGGATTCCGCTTTTCCTCCCCTTCCATTACTGCTTACTTCCTCTCCCACTTCCATTCTGACCATTACACTGGTCTTTCCTCTCATTGGTCTCAAGGTATCATTTTTTGTTCCCCAATCACTACATCTCTTGTTACTAGTATCCTTAATGTCCCTGAATGTTTTGTCTTTTCGCTTCCTCTGAATCGTGCTGTTGATATTGATGGTGTTGAAGTTAGTTTAGTTGATGCTAATCACTGTCCTGGCGCTGTTCAGTTCTTGTTGAAAGTGCCCATTTGTAAGAATTTAGAGAATTTTGAGTTGTATGTTCATACTGGTGATTTTAGGTACTCTTGTGAGATGAAAGATGATGTTTTTTTGAGAGGTTTTGTGGGATGTAATACGGTTTTTTTGGATACTACTTATTGTAATCCGAAATTTGTGTTTCCTTTACAAGAGGAGTCGGTTGATTATGTTGTTAGTGCGATTGAGAAGATAGGAGGAGAGGGGTTCAGTGGGGGTTTGGAGAAGAGGGTTCTGTTTCTCGTGGCTACTTATGTGGTGGGGAAAGAAAAGATTTTGATTGAGATTGCACGGAGGTGTAATAGGAAGGTCTATGTGGATGCGAGGAAAATGGAGGTTTTGAAGGTTTTGGGGTGCGGGGAGAGTGGGGTGTTTACAGAGGATGAGAATGAGAGTGATGTGCATGTTGTTGGCTGGAATGTCTTGGGGGAAACTTGGCCTTATTTTCGGCCGAATTTtgtgaaaatgaaggaaatTATGGTGGAAAGAGGTTACAATAAGGTTGTGGGGTTTGTGCCAACTGGGTGGACTTACGAAGTGAAACGTAATAAGTTTGCAGTGAGATCAAAGGATTCATGTGAGATTCATCTTGTGCCATATAGTGAGCATTCAAATTACAATGAACTCAGGGAGTATGTGAAGTTTTTGAGACCTAAACGTGTCATTCCTACTGTTGGTTTGGATGTTGAAAAACTCGATAGTAAACATGCTGCTAAAATGCAGAAGCATTTTGCTGGGTTAGTTGACGAGATGGCTAATAAGAAGgaatttttaatgggttttctTCGTGGGTCGTCTGAGAATGATGAGAAGGTTGAAATGGATGCTGTCTCAGGCTTGAACGAGGGGCTGGCACAGGAGAAAGAGTTAGTGGAGTCAGTTGAAATGAAAGCCCATGAGAATAATGACACTGTTGCTTGTCTCAACTCCTCATCTACACTGCAAGAATCTCCTACACACAATTTAAGCATGCTAAATGATGAGGAAAGAGATAAACTCGTTCATGAATTGAGTGATTGTTTGCCCACATGGGTTACCCGAGACCAAATGTTAGATTTAATCAGCACTCATGGGAGGAATATTGTTGAAGCAGTTTCTAGCTTTTATGAACGTGAAATGGAATTCCATGATCAAGTAATTTCTCGTAGAGTAACTGTTTCTTCATCTGAGACAGTTCCATTATATGACTCTGAATCACCTTCAAAACCAGCTTCTATTAATACTGATAGTCGAAGTATGGGTTTTCTGTCAATTCAAAACTACAAGTCACCTAGCAAGAATCCTAAACTAAAGGGTGGTAATTCTCCTGGAAAAAGGAAGAGGAGCGTTGGCAATAAGCCTGGCAagaaatcaaaaattaattcaaagctGGAATCTGGCGTGTCGAAGCAATCCACCATTACTAAGTTTTTCAATAAAGTTTTGCCTGATGCTTCTCAAGTTAGCGTGGTTGCATCTATATCTGAGCAATGCCCTGGAGATGAAAATTTGttgcaaaatgatgatgttACAGAGTCATACAGGGAGGAGGTAGATCAGTTTATTCAGATAATTGATGGCAATGAGTCAACAAGAAGTTATGCTGCCACCATCCTCAAGAAGACAGAAGGAGATATTAACAAGGCTCTGGACATGCATTATGGTGATCCCAAGGGTAACCTTGGCAAGAGTATAGAGGCTTTGGTGGTTTCTGGCAATATGGTTGAGCGCCAGTGCGAAACTGGCTCCTCTTCTGCCAGGGAGAAAGAATTGTTTGGAGAAATAGAAAATATGGTTGATCTATCCGTTCAGggatcattaataaaaaacgtGGATGCAACTCTTCTATCACTACCAACAGAAAAATATAATCCCATAGAGCATG CATGCTGGAATGGTGGACAACCTGCACCATATATCCATCTTGCACGTGCTTTGGACCTGGTCGAGGCAGAAAAAGGAAAGATCAAAGCTACTTCGTTATTGTGCAATATGTTTAGAAG TTTGCTGGCATTGTCTCCTGAGGATGTGCTGCCTGCTGCCTATCTGTGCACAAATAAGATTGCTGCTGACCATGAAAATGTG GAACTAAACATAGGTGGAACCTTGGTTACATCAGCTTTGGAAGAGGCATGTGGAACAAACCGGTCTAAAATAAGGGAAATGTACAATAGTATGGGGGATCttg GTGACGTTGCTCAAGAATGCCGACAAACACAGACATTACTTGCTCCTCCCCCTCCCCTTCTTATTAAAGATGTATTTTCTGCACTGCAGAAGATAAG TGTACAAACAGGTAGTGGAAGTACTGGTCGAAAGAAGAGCCTCATTGTGAATCTTATGCGATCTTGTAGGGAGAAGGAGATGAAGTTTATTGTCAGAACTTTG GTAAGGAATTTACGGATTGGGGCAATGATGAGAACTATCCTACCTGCTTTAGCTCAAGCTGTTGCTTTGAATTCCTTTTCTTCTGATGAATGTAAAGCTGAGAATGTGAAGGAGAAACTTCAG TACATTTCCACAGCAGTGGTTGAAGCTTATAACATCCTTCCTACTCTG GATTTGGTTGTTCCTTCACTCATAAATGAAGGCGTTGGATTTTCATCGTCAACTTTATCAATGGTTGCTGGGATACCTCTTAAACCAATGCTTGCAAA ATACGATGGTCAGCGTGCCCAAATTCACAAAATGTCAAATGGCACTGTACGTATCTATTCACGAAATGGGGATGAAACAACTTCTAGGTTTCCTGATTTGATCAAGATAATTGAGGAATCTTGTAAACCTGCTGCAGTGACTTTAATAGTGGATGCAGAG GTAGTTGCAGTTGATAGAAAGAATGGCTGCAAGCTCATGTCCTTTCAAGAGCTATCTTCAAGGGAGAGAGGGAGCAAAGATTCTTCCATTGCTGTGAATAAGATAAAG GTTGATATATGCGTGTTTGTCTTTGATATCATGTTTGCTAATGGAGAACA GCTGTTGGAGCTGCCTCTCCGCCAAAGGCGACAAT ACTTGAAAGACTTGTTTTGTGATGAGAGATTAGGTTGTTTTGAATATGCAAAGGAGATGACG GTTGAAGCACAGGATGCTTGTTTGACCAATGATGCAACTTTGACCAAGATGAAATCTTTCCTTGAAGATGCTTTGCGGTCCTCGTGTGAAGGGATTATGGTGAAATCTCTAGATATCGATGCTGGATACTGTCCATCAAAACGGACTGACGCATGGTTAAAG GTCAAGAAGGATTATGTTGAAGGACTGAATGATTCTCTTGATTTAGTCCCGATTGGTGCTTGGCATGGAAATGGGAGAAAAGCAGGATG
- the LOC133699326 gene encoding DNA ligase 6-like isoform X1 has protein sequence MAFQSDHQTPQSINSQTLYYKSLTSLSLQIPPTPSSFLPLPPSLPPSKLIPKTRFLIDGFRFSSPSITAYFLSHFHSDHYTGLSSHWSQGIIFCSPITTSLVTSILNVPECFVFSLPLNRAVDIDGVEVSLVDANHCPGAVQFLLKVPICKNLENFELYVHTGDFRYSCEMKDDVFLRGFVGCNTVFLDTTYCNPKFVFPLQEESVDYVVSAIEKIGGEGFSGGLEKRVLFLVATYVVGKEKILIEIARRCNRKVYVDARKMEVLKVLGCGESGVFTEDENESDVHVVGWNVLGETWPYFRPNFVKMKEIMVERGYNKVVGFVPTGWTYEVKRNKFAVRSKDSCEIHLVPYSEHSNYNELREYVKFLRPKRVIPTVGLDVEKLDSKHAAKMQKHFAGLVDEMANKKEFLMGFLRGSSENDEKVEMDAVSGLNEGLAQEKELVESVEMKAHENNDTVACLNSSSTLQESPTHNLSMLNDEERDKLVHELSDCLPTWVTRDQMLDLISTHGRNIVEAVSSFYEREMEFHDQVISRRVTVSSSETVPLYDSESPSKPASINTDSRSMGFLSIQNYKSPSKNPKLKGGNSPGKRKRSVGNKPGKKSKINSKLESGVSKQSTITKFFNKVLPDASQVSVVASISEQCPGDENLLQNDDVTESYREEVDQFIQIIDGNESTRSYAATILKKTEGDINKALDMHYGDPKGNLGKSIEALVVSGNMVERQCETGSSSAREKELFGEIENMVDLSVQGSLIKNVDATLLSLPTEKYNPIEHACWNGGQPAPYIHLARALDLVEAEKGKIKATSLLCNMFRSLLALSPEDVLPAAYLCTNKIAADHENVELNIGGTLVTSALEEACGTNRSKIREMYNSMGDLGDVAQECRQTQTLLAPPPPLLIKDVFSALQKISVQTGSGSTGRKKSLIVNLMRSCREKEMKFIVRTLVRNLRIGAMMRTILPALAQAVALNSFSSDECKAENVKEKLQYISTAVVEAYNILPTLDLVVPSLINEGVGFSSSTLSMVAGIPLKPMLAKITNGVAQVLKLFENKAFTCEYKYDGQRAQIHKMSNGTVRIYSRNGDETTSRFPDLIKIIEESCKPAAVTLIVDAEVVAVDRKNGCKLMSFQELSSRERGSKDSSIAVNKIKVDICVFVFDIMFANGEQLLELPLRQRRQYLKDLFCDERLGCFEYAKEMTVEAQDACLTNDATLTKMKSFLEDALRSSCEGIMVKSLDIDAGYCPSKRTDAWLKVKKDYVEGLNDSLDLVPIGAWHGNGRKAGWYSPFLMACYNPETEEFQSVCRVMSGFSDAFYIEMKEFFSGDRILAKKPPYYRTVEAPDMWFSPEVVWEIRGADFTISPVHQAAVGLVHQSRGISIRFPRFIHSISDRNPEECSTAADIAEMFNSQTRKMDVTAER, from the exons ATGGCCTTTCAATCCGATCACCAAACCCCACAGTCCATAAACTCACAAACCCTATACTACAAATCCCTCACTTCACTTTCCCTCCAAATCCCTCCAACCCCATCATCCTTCCTCCCTCTCCCTCCTTCTCTCCCTCCTTCAAAACTCATCCCCAAAACCCGTTTCCTCATCGACGGATTCCGCTTTTCCTCCCCTTCCATTACTGCTTACTTCCTCTCCCACTTCCATTCTGACCATTACACTGGTCTTTCCTCTCATTGGTCTCAAGGTATCATTTTTTGTTCCCCAATCACTACATCTCTTGTTACTAGTATCCTTAATGTCCCTGAATGTTTTGTCTTTTCGCTTCCTCTGAATCGTGCTGTTGATATTGATGGTGTTGAAGTTAGTTTAGTTGATGCTAATCACTGTCCTGGCGCTGTTCAGTTCTTGTTGAAAGTGCCCATTTGTAAGAATTTAGAGAATTTTGAGTTGTATGTTCATACTGGTGATTTTAGGTACTCTTGTGAGATGAAAGATGATGTTTTTTTGAGAGGTTTTGTGGGATGTAATACGGTTTTTTTGGATACTACTTATTGTAATCCGAAATTTGTGTTTCCTTTACAAGAGGAGTCGGTTGATTATGTTGTTAGTGCGATTGAGAAGATAGGAGGAGAGGGGTTCAGTGGGGGTTTGGAGAAGAGGGTTCTGTTTCTCGTGGCTACTTATGTGGTGGGGAAAGAAAAGATTTTGATTGAGATTGCACGGAGGTGTAATAGGAAGGTCTATGTGGATGCGAGGAAAATGGAGGTTTTGAAGGTTTTGGGGTGCGGGGAGAGTGGGGTGTTTACAGAGGATGAGAATGAGAGTGATGTGCATGTTGTTGGCTGGAATGTCTTGGGGGAAACTTGGCCTTATTTTCGGCCGAATTTtgtgaaaatgaaggaaatTATGGTGGAAAGAGGTTACAATAAGGTTGTGGGGTTTGTGCCAACTGGGTGGACTTACGAAGTGAAACGTAATAAGTTTGCAGTGAGATCAAAGGATTCATGTGAGATTCATCTTGTGCCATATAGTGAGCATTCAAATTACAATGAACTCAGGGAGTATGTGAAGTTTTTGAGACCTAAACGTGTCATTCCTACTGTTGGTTTGGATGTTGAAAAACTCGATAGTAAACATGCTGCTAAAATGCAGAAGCATTTTGCTGGGTTAGTTGACGAGATGGCTAATAAGAAGgaatttttaatgggttttctTCGTGGGTCGTCTGAGAATGATGAGAAGGTTGAAATGGATGCTGTCTCAGGCTTGAACGAGGGGCTGGCACAGGAGAAAGAGTTAGTGGAGTCAGTTGAAATGAAAGCCCATGAGAATAATGACACTGTTGCTTGTCTCAACTCCTCATCTACACTGCAAGAATCTCCTACACACAATTTAAGCATGCTAAATGATGAGGAAAGAGATAAACTCGTTCATGAATTGAGTGATTGTTTGCCCACATGGGTTACCCGAGACCAAATGTTAGATTTAATCAGCACTCATGGGAGGAATATTGTTGAAGCAGTTTCTAGCTTTTATGAACGTGAAATGGAATTCCATGATCAAGTAATTTCTCGTAGAGTAACTGTTTCTTCATCTGAGACAGTTCCATTATATGACTCTGAATCACCTTCAAAACCAGCTTCTATTAATACTGATAGTCGAAGTATGGGTTTTCTGTCAATTCAAAACTACAAGTCACCTAGCAAGAATCCTAAACTAAAGGGTGGTAATTCTCCTGGAAAAAGGAAGAGGAGCGTTGGCAATAAGCCTGGCAagaaatcaaaaattaattcaaagctGGAATCTGGCGTGTCGAAGCAATCCACCATTACTAAGTTTTTCAATAAAGTTTTGCCTGATGCTTCTCAAGTTAGCGTGGTTGCATCTATATCTGAGCAATGCCCTGGAGATGAAAATTTGttgcaaaatgatgatgttACAGAGTCATACAGGGAGGAGGTAGATCAGTTTATTCAGATAATTGATGGCAATGAGTCAACAAGAAGTTATGCTGCCACCATCCTCAAGAAGACAGAAGGAGATATTAACAAGGCTCTGGACATGCATTATGGTGATCCCAAGGGTAACCTTGGCAAGAGTATAGAGGCTTTGGTGGTTTCTGGCAATATGGTTGAGCGCCAGTGCGAAACTGGCTCCTCTTCTGCCAGGGAGAAAGAATTGTTTGGAGAAATAGAAAATATGGTTGATCTATCCGTTCAGggatcattaataaaaaacgtGGATGCAACTCTTCTATCACTACCAACAGAAAAATATAATCCCATAGAGCATG CATGCTGGAATGGTGGACAACCTGCACCATATATCCATCTTGCACGTGCTTTGGACCTGGTCGAGGCAGAAAAAGGAAAGATCAAAGCTACTTCGTTATTGTGCAATATGTTTAGAAG TTTGCTGGCATTGTCTCCTGAGGATGTGCTGCCTGCTGCCTATCTGTGCACAAATAAGATTGCTGCTGACCATGAAAATGTG GAACTAAACATAGGTGGAACCTTGGTTACATCAGCTTTGGAAGAGGCATGTGGAACAAACCGGTCTAAAATAAGGGAAATGTACAATAGTATGGGGGATCttg GTGACGTTGCTCAAGAATGCCGACAAACACAGACATTACTTGCTCCTCCCCCTCCCCTTCTTATTAAAGATGTATTTTCTGCACTGCAGAAGATAAG TGTACAAACAGGTAGTGGAAGTACTGGTCGAAAGAAGAGCCTCATTGTGAATCTTATGCGATCTTGTAGGGAGAAGGAGATGAAGTTTATTGTCAGAACTTTG GTAAGGAATTTACGGATTGGGGCAATGATGAGAACTATCCTACCTGCTTTAGCTCAAGCTGTTGCTTTGAATTCCTTTTCTTCTGATGAATGTAAAGCTGAGAATGTGAAGGAGAAACTTCAG TACATTTCCACAGCAGTGGTTGAAGCTTATAACATCCTTCCTACTCTG GATTTGGTTGTTCCTTCACTCATAAATGAAGGCGTTGGATTTTCATCGTCAACTTTATCAATGGTTGCTGGGATACCTCTTAAACCAATGCTTGCAAA AATTACAAATGGAGTTGCTCAAGTACTAAAGCTCTTTGAAAATAAAGCTTTTACATGTGAATACAA ATACGATGGTCAGCGTGCCCAAATTCACAAAATGTCAAATGGCACTGTACGTATCTATTCACGAAATGGGGATGAAACAACTTCTAGGTTTCCTGATTTGATCAAGATAATTGAGGAATCTTGTAAACCTGCTGCAGTGACTTTAATAGTGGATGCAGAG GTAGTTGCAGTTGATAGAAAGAATGGCTGCAAGCTCATGTCCTTTCAAGAGCTATCTTCAAGGGAGAGAGGGAGCAAAGATTCTTCCATTGCTGTGAATAAGATAAAG GTTGATATATGCGTGTTTGTCTTTGATATCATGTTTGCTAATGGAGAACA GCTGTTGGAGCTGCCTCTCCGCCAAAGGCGACAAT ACTTGAAAGACTTGTTTTGTGATGAGAGATTAGGTTGTTTTGAATATGCAAAGGAGATGACG GTTGAAGCACAGGATGCTTGTTTGACCAATGATGCAACTTTGACCAAGATGAAATCTTTCCTTGAAGATGCTTTGCGGTCCTCGTGTGAAGGGATTATGGTGAAATCTCTAGATATCGATGCTGGATACTGTCCATCAAAACGGACTGACGCATGGTTAAAG GTCAAGAAGGATTATGTTGAAGGACTGAATGATTCTCTTGATTTAGTCCCGATTGGTGCTTGGCATGGAAATGGGAGAAAAGCAGGATG